ttcctgcctcacattgagatctttgatccattccaagattatctttgtgtatggtgtacgagaatggtcaagtttcattcttctatacctagctgcccaattttcccagcacgatttattgacgagactgtcttttttccactgtatatttttcctgctttgtcgaagattatttgagtGGCATAAATATAGGAGATGGAAGTCATTGGGAGCATTAAAATCTGCCCACCATACCACCCTTGCCCTTTATCAGGACATTGATCTCTAAATACCACAAGACTCTGGAGGTGTCTCTCTGCTTACCAACATGGTCTACAACACATCACACTAAAAGGCTCTCAACAAAATTCCACTACAGAAGATCTAACATGTAGGCAGAAATTGCCTCTGATTTGGCATTTCTGCAGATTCCACAATGTTGATTTAGGACATGTAGTCAGAAGAAGCATATGCAGTCTCTCTTCTACCACCAGAGTCCCTACCTTGACATTACACCAAGTTATAGCCATTCTATGCTGAAATTCAACAAATGTCTCTAGTGGTTTATGATTTCTGTAAATCGAGAAGAATTCATTTTTCCCAGaatgtattttgtttatattacTTTGTGTTCACAAATCCTAATGTTTAGATAAATGTGATTTAGGCCTGTGGACTTTTTTCTGGTtgacaaaataaattatatgcaaatgatgTTCCCTTGCAGCCTGCCACATCCTAGCTATGTGGTTCTCCTGGCTcagatgactcttttttttttattttaagttttttaattaacatataatgtattatttgccccaagggtacaggtctgtgaatcatcgggcttacacacttcacagcattcaccatagcacataccctccccagtgtccatcacccaaccaccctctccatacccccatccccctggcaaccctcagtttgttttgtaagattaggagtctcttatggtttttctccctcccaatcccatcttgtgtcattttttccttcccttccccccaaatctcccactctgcctttcaaattccacatatcagggtCAGAGGACTCTTGATGAGTAATTCAGGATTTATCTGTCATTATCTGATGCAAAGAAAGATCAGTTAAACCAAGATGGTGAAGAAGGCAACCCCAGCTTCTGTCCTCCTACAGAGATCAATAATTAGTTATCCATACACAAAAACAGTTCTGAAAGAACTCAGAAGTCTACTTAAGAAACTTTCAGCAAACAAAATACCTGAAAATAGCCAcataaaagggaaggaagaacagCTTCATTTTGCCTGCCTCATTCCATGCCCCCAGTGACCACTGCTCAGCACCAAGAGGGAACTCCCCAGCTAGAAGAATTCCCCTCAACAGGAAAGGGAGAGTAGGGCAAGCGACCCTCTGGTCCAACCTTTCAGTGCACTGCACAGGGGACTTGTGTGCACATATAATCACAGCTAGAAGCAAGGAAGAAGTGTAAGGACTACCAATATCAGCCACAAGTGGGTACCAACATAAAATATAAGAGACATAAAAATAGAGAAACCAATGGTACAGAGTTaagggcccagaaataaacccttgcatATACAATCAACTAATATCTGACAAGAGAGCCAAtaatactcaatggggaaaggatattcttttcaaaaaaaatagtGTTAGGAAAACTAGATtaccacatgtagaagaatgaaattagaccctTATCTTATACTACTCAcaaaaatgaacttgaaatgggttaaatacttaaacataaaatctgaaaacataaaactcctagaagaaaacatacaggGAAACTCCTTCACATTGGTCTGGCAGCAATTTCCTGGATAGGACactaaaagcaaaagcaacagaagcaaaaataaagaagtgagactacatcaaactaaaaatcttctgtatagcaaaagaaacaacagaatgaAGAAgcaaccacagaatgggagaatgggAGGACATATTTGGAAATCGTATACCTGGAAAGAacttaatatgcaaaatatataaagaacacactactcaacagcaaaaaaaaaaaaaaaattaaaaatgggcagaggagctAAGTAAGCAGTATATTTTCCAAAGCAGACTAACAAATGACCAATAGATACCTGAAATGTGTTtgacatcattcatcatcagggaaatgcaaagcaaaaaaaacaatgaaatatcaaTTCATACTTGTTCAAATGACTATCTTCAAAGACACGTataacaaatgttgacaaggatgtggagaaaagggaacccttgtgcactgttatAGGAATGTACATCAGTATGAACATGGTGGAAAACAGCATATAGCtgtctcaaaatattaaaaatagaactacaatatgatccagcaatctcacttcttgacatatatccaaaggaaatgaaaacaggatgtcAAAGGGTTATCTGTGCTCCCTTGTTCATTGAAGCATTATTCACATTATCCAGAATACAAAAATAACCTGTGTCCATcaacaaaggaatgaatgaagatgtgacatatatacctacacacaatggaatattattcagctataagaaagaagcaaattctgccatttgcaacagagATGGATGTTaagggcactgtgctaagtgaaataagtcagagaaagacaaatattgcatgatagctcttatatgtggaatctgaagcagccaaactcatagaaacaaaaagtaaaaaagtggTTCCCTTGGCAGGGGGAGCAGAGTAGGGATATGTTGgttaaagggtacaaacttccaaatATAAGATaggtaagttctggggatctaatataCAGCACGATGAttgtagttaacaatactgtgttatatatttaaaagttgctaagaaagtagatctttggggcatctgggtggctcagtgggttaagcctctgcctttggctcaggtcatgatcccagggtcctgggattgaaccccgcattggggtctctgctcagcggggagcctgctttctccctctctctctgcctgcctctctgcctacttgtgatctctgtctgtcagataaataaataaaaaatttaaaaaaaaaagaaagtagatctttaatgttctcaccacaaaaaagaaatggcaattaTGTGGCATAATGGAAGTGTTAGCTAACTCTATGGTAGTAATCACCTTGCAATATATTAGGGTACCAAATTGACACATTGTACATCTTAAGCTTACACAATGTTGCCTatcaaatattttcaataaagttgaaatataaatatatcaaccACAGggtagatgatgatgatgacgtaTCTATATTTACTTGGTTCTCACTATGTgcacattgtcttttttttaaagattttatttgcttatttgacagagagagagatcaaaagtaggcagagaggcaggcagagagagaggaggaagcaggctccccactgagggactcgatcccaggaccctgagatcatgacctgagctgaaggcagaggctttaacccactgagtcacccaggcgcccatgcaCATTGTCTTTTTAATCCTAGAATGCTTTCAGCTAAATATCATTTAAAGTGAAGGATTAGAGgcaaaaaaatttataaaaaatatatcccAGAACACTCAGGTAATAAGTTAGAAGAGCTGATTTTGCAAATCAAATTTTGGCCTACAAAGCCTATATATTCAAACCATACACTGGCCTGTTAATATATTGATTATGACAGTTTGCCCTTATTGATCTCTTACTACATGCTAAATCATGTTATGTTCAGCACATTTAATATATCTTCTTAACTAGCCTTTCATTTAAGAGCTCTTGTTGTCATAACTCTATAGATGAGAAATCtaaatagaaaaatgttatgTATCATACTCAAAGCCACACATCAGGTTACTTATAAATTACTGGGATGCTTATTTAAATTAACTTCCTTAATGTTATAATAGGATTTACCATTTGATAGGAAACTACCATCTGATTGAACCCTGGCATAATTATTTACAATTACTGCATGGCCTTGGAAGATAAGCTCTATTGCACCTAATTTGCTGCTTAGAAttctgaggctcagaaagaaactttgagttgctaaaattttcaaatttttgagccCATATTTGGGCAGTGGAGTATTTTCCTATCTCACATTATTTTCTACTATCTCTGTTTCCTATTCTAATCAAGAATTGTAACACCACATCCAGGGGGCTGTGTGAATCTTCCAGTCTTTTCCTAGGCACTCTTCCAAATCCAaatctggaaacaaacaaacaaaaaccaaagtgcTATCTCTGGATAGAGTCTACCATTTGACATCAAATGGCAACATTACTTTCCCGCTTAACAAGGTTCTTTGGCTATCACTTAGGGTTGCATAAATGGATATGCAAATATAGAAATGTAGTAATTTTTATTGGATGGTAACTTCCCCCTAACTGTTTGGCTTCATCATCTGTCAATTTCATGCCTTTCTCCAATATTGAAGCTCTGTACCAATGTAGTTGGTAGGTGATTTACCTCAGAGGTAAAAGGCAGGGTAAATTAAACTAGTTGTTGAACAGGTTTTCAGAGAACCAAGATTACAACCAAGAAACTATATATGACATTTCTAAAGAAAGATGGATACTCATGTTGAAGAACCAAATGGaggtgtctgggtgcctcagttggttaagcatctgtcttcagttcaggtcatgtgattgagccccatgtcaggctccctccctgagtagggagcctgcttttccctctccctctgtctaaccccttgcttatgctctctctctctctctctctcaaataaataaataaaataaaagaagaagaagaagaaagaaggaggaggagaagaagaaggagaagaagaaagaaaagaaagaaggaggaggaggaggaggagaaaaggaggaggaggaggaggaaaaggaaaaggaggaagaggaggtggagttggaggagaaggagttggaggaggaggaggaagaagaagaagaagaaccaaatggagCCCAAAGACTGATTTACCAATGACAGAAGACAAGGAAGCATGGTAAAAAAGTGAAGTCCTAAACAAGCCATTactacagaaagaaaagaactcatCTTTGTTGACAATATAAACCTTTGCTgctgaggatttttttaaatgaagacaaaGCACTATTTATTTATGATGAAATTTGTGACTTAGTAATCCTCAGGTATCATTAGAGTCACCCATCTACTGGAAATATGGTACTAGCACTTAGATCTCAGTTGTACACTCCTAACAAAGATATATCTTTAAAACCACCTTTATTTTATGAGCTTATTTTGCAATGTTCCAACTGCACACAACTAATAACACACCTTTCTCCTCATGGTATAATTTAACATTCAGGGCTCGGTCAAGAAAAAagatatcaggggcacctggatggctccattgtttaaatgtctgactcttgctttcagctcaggtcatgatctcaggatcataggatcgagcccccattTGGGCTCCATTCTCAATatggtctgcttaagattctctctgtctccctctgcccctccccccactcacattctttctctctttctctctcaaataaataaatagaaaaaagaattcaagctaattattttaataaagagaatTGAGTGTAGgtagttggttaaatatctaCTGCAGGACAAAGCAAAAAGTGGAACAATGTGGTGAAAAACAAGAAGCTAGTAAATACCAAGGGCCTAGGGGTTTAAAGGAGTAGTGAACTTTACTTAATTTTAGAGTAGAAAGACATTTGCTGACCATTATTAAAAATACGTAAcatctcttaactatagaaaacaaactgaggattactggaagggagatgagtagggggatgggttaatgggtgatgggtattaagaagggcacttatgatgagcatggggtgttgtatataagtaatgaatcactaaattctacacctgaaactaatattccactgtatattaactaactggaatttaagtaaaaattcaaggaaagaaagaaaatatatatatatatgtaacaagaaagagggaaaataaagcaGTGATTTCAAGAGACTTACCCTAGTATTACAAAATAAgtatagaaaaatgaatttggagcAGAGAGACTTAACCAGCACAAATGAAAAGTTTATAGTATTGGAGgacaatgtatttgaagaaaacatttgaaaaaaaaaaaaaacattgcctggaactacaataatttttttcacaACTTGCCCTTTCGAGCTTGATCTCTCTAGGAACTCACATCTAAACCATCttgggtgtttttttaaaatcctcataCCTAGACACACACCTATCCAACTAAGTCAGAATCTCTGGTGATAAGACTCAGTCATCATTATTTATAAGACTCCTCAGGAGAGTCTAACAAAATTCATGGTTGAGGACCAATAAACAGCATCCTTAGACATTACCTAAATAAACAGCTTTGACAGATGCAAGATTTGTATAGAAAATAGATAGGAACCATGGAAAAGGATacaaattttaagtatatgaaGAGACTTgtaggggcacttaggtggctcagttggtggagcatccaactcttggatttggctcaggtcatagtctcaggatcatgggatagagccctgtgacaggctccaggctcagtggggagtctgcttgatgttctctctctctccctctacctatgcccctcctcccttctcaaataaacaaacaaatctttaaaaagagagagagagagttctacATTTCACCTGGTTACCAGGGTCATTGAGGAGAACCTCTCATGCATTTGTTAAGGCATCCCAGAATACTCCTGcaacccaattaaaaacaaattttgaaaagtaATATTCATATGTGAAACATGAAGGGGAATGGGAACCATAAGACTGAAAAAATAATGTttggttttgctgatttttttcaaCCCATACTTCAAAAAGGATTGTGCACATACTGAGATTAGCCTGTTCTTCTGAGGAGCCTCCATAGGGCACTCTTGATATCCCTGTTCCTCAGGCTGTAAATGAAGGGGTTCAGCATGGGAGTGACTACGGTGTACACAACAGAGGCCACCATATCCTTCCTGGGGGAAGGCAACAACGCTGATCCAAGGTACACTCCAATAGCAGTTCcataaaataagcaaacaacTGACAGGTGAGAGCCACAGGTGGAGAAGACTTTGTACTTCCCACCTATGGATGGGACTCTCAGAATGGAAGAAACAATTTTATAGTAAGAGAAAAAGATCCCTGAAATAGGGAGAAAACCAGAGATGGCACCAACAAAATACATGATTATGTTATTGGTGAAAGTGTCAGAACATGCAAGGTTCAGGAGTTGAGAAGGGTCacagaaaaaattagaaattttcatATCCTTGAAGCAGGTAAGTTGTAACACAATCAAATTGTGCAACTGGGAGTCCAAAAAGCtaacaaaaaaagacaacaaaactaaaaagccaCAGAGGCAGGGGTTCATTATGACTGAGTAGTGTAGAGGGTGACAGATGGCCACAAACCGGTCATATGCCATCGCAGTCAGAAGCATACCATCCATACATCCAAAAAGGATCAAAAAAGACATCTGGGTCAGGCAACCCATATAAGAGATGACTCTGCTCTGAGTTTGAATGTCCATAATCATCTTGGGGATTGTGGTAGAAGTGAAACCAATGTCAGCCAAGGACaggttggagaggaagaagtacatgggggtgtggaggtgggggtCAGAGAGGACAGCCAGGATGATGAGTAGGTTACCAAGTATGGTGACCAGGTACATGGACAGGAACAGCCCAAAGAGAAGGGGCTGCAGTTCTGGATCATCTGAGAGTCCCATGAGGAAGAATTCTGAAACACTTGTTAGATTTTGTTGTTCTATGTAGCTTGGACaccttctgaaaaagaaaagagggttggaaaaatgaaacaaatgggcaTCCAGAACTGGGTCCCTATTGTGTATTCAAGCAATTCACAAATAAATTATTCACACTTGTGGTCATACACCCTAGTGCCTTCAGTGGTATTTCTCAGTGTGACACATCCTATTTCTTAGAACTCATTTCCCCATTGGTTTCTTCATTATTCACCTCTCTCCATACACATTTACCCTAGAGAAACTCTCCTGAAAGGTATCAGAGAACCAAGAactgagattttttaaatttttgatgcCTCCTCTGTGCCAAAGTATAGGCACAGAATCTGGGGATTCAGAAATAAATGAGACTCAGTTGTTTCCCTCCGTATACTAAAGATGTACTTGTATAAACAAAGGTGGGAAGTCCTGTGAAAGCTGTAGGAAAATCATAATTTCAGGTCACTAGATATTTAAGTCTAATGACATGAGAATTAGTTTTATCATTCTTagtaataaaatatctaaaatttaatttgcccttgggggcacctaagtggctcagttgattaagtatctgcctttggctcaggtcatgatctcaagatccagCCCCGCCTGggtctccctactcagcagggagtttgcttctccatctccctctgcccctccccctgcttgtgctcactcactctctctctctctgtctcaaataaataaaatctttaaaaattttaatatgctcTACTTTATGCATTCATCACATATTTATTGCATGGAAGGCATCCATTTTGATCCGTATtcagttgaggggtgcctgagtggctctgtatattaaagcctctgtcttcagctcagattatgatcccagggtcctgggatggagtccagagtcctggcattgagcgccgcatcaggctctctgctcagctcagggagcctgcttccccctctctctccctgcctgcctctctgcctacttgtgatctatgtctgtcaaataaataaaatcttttttcaaaaatcctTATTCAGTTGAGCTGTATCAACTAGGAATCAACTTAGATGATAGCCCTAATTCTCAGAGATACCAGGAACTTGCCCCATAGCACACTAATAATAAGTGGAGCAGACAAGTTTCAAAATTAAATTGTCATTCTCTGAGTCTCATGAACTTCCTTGCTTCCAGAATTTCTGAAAGTTTTAAGCAGAGGTACAGAGGTTTTAATTACAGGCACATT
The sequence above is a segment of the Meles meles chromosome 20, mMelMel3.1 paternal haplotype, whole genome shotgun sequence genome. Coding sequences within it:
- the LOC123932352 gene encoding olfactory receptor 18-like — translated: MGLSDDPELQPLLFGLFLSMYLVTILGNLLIILAVLSDPHLHTPMYFFLSNLSLADIGFTSTTIPKMIMDIQTQSRVISYMGCLTQMSFLILFGCMDGMLLTAMAYDRFVAICHPLHYSVIMNPCLCGFLVLLSFFVSFLDSQLHNLIVLQLTCFKDMKISNFFCDPSQLLNLACSDTFTNNIIMYFVGAISGFLPISGIFFSYYKIVSSILRVPSIGGKYKVFSTCGSHLSVVCLFYGTAIGVYLGSALLPSPRKDMVASVVYTVVTPMLNPFIYSLRNRDIKSALWRLLRRTG